Proteins encoded within one genomic window of Polaribacter sp. NJDZ03:
- a CDS encoding peptidylprolyl isomerase has translation MKKIVLLFVLVASISVFSQKKEKTLITIDGEKTTVSEFKRIYEKNLDAIDNEEAKSITNNLDLYINYKLKVKEAYAIHLDTLPSYKREMESYKNQLSAPYLQDTTFIDQLVKEAYFRTKNKVKAKHILMRLPREASPRDTLMVYNKILELRERIIKGEKFEAIAAQYSEDRSAQDDPKTGRKGNGGNLGYFSAFNMVYPFEVAAYATKVGEISMPFKTQFGYHIMQVDDIKESKGEIEAAHILIRDTTAVGKMKIDSIYVKLKNKELFEDLAKKYSEDPGSKNNGGKLGKFGAGKMVKSFDDAAFALENVSDFSKPFRSQFGWHIVKLLKRHPIQSFDEMKVELKEKIKKSSRMQLSEDAVVNKLKKEYTITEYEEAKKILDRKNLRAIPKDSLQNTLISINDKNITQETFISYIRNRRHLAVFKLFEMFKEDQILTYYKENLIYTEPEYAYTLKEYEDGLLLFELMQEKIWAKSSNDSIGLQKFFESQTDTYATTDLNSVKGQVINDYQNFLDKNWIADLRKKSKVKVNKKELKKLIKFYENK, from the coding sequence ATGAAAAAAATAGTTTTATTATTTGTTTTAGTTGCATCCATATCTGTCTTCTCACAAAAGAAAGAGAAAACGTTAATTACAATAGATGGAGAAAAAACAACTGTTTCTGAATTTAAAAGAATCTATGAAAAAAATTTAGACGCTATAGATAATGAAGAAGCCAAAAGCATTACAAATAATTTAGACTTATACATTAATTATAAGCTAAAAGTAAAAGAAGCTTATGCTATTCATTTAGATACGTTGCCCTCTTATAAAAGAGAAATGGAGTCTTATAAAAACCAACTTTCTGCACCTTATTTACAAGACACTACTTTTATAGATCAATTGGTAAAAGAGGCTTATTTTAGAACAAAAAATAAGGTAAAAGCAAAACATATTTTAATGAGACTGCCAAGAGAAGCATCTCCCAGAGATACTTTAATGGTTTATAATAAAATCTTAGAGCTAAGAGAAAGAATTATAAAAGGTGAAAAATTTGAAGCAATAGCTGCACAATATTCAGAAGATAGGTCTGCGCAAGACGATCCTAAAACAGGCAGAAAAGGAAATGGTGGTAATTTAGGCTATTTCTCTGCTTTTAATATGGTGTATCCTTTTGAAGTTGCCGCGTATGCTACTAAGGTTGGTGAAATTTCTATGCCATTTAAAACACAATTTGGCTATCATATTATGCAAGTTGATGATATAAAAGAATCTAAAGGAGAAATTGAAGCAGCACATATTTTAATAAGAGACACCACTGCTGTTGGTAAAATGAAGATAGATAGTATTTATGTAAAATTAAAGAATAAAGAGCTTTTTGAAGATTTAGCCAAAAAATATTCAGAAGATCCTGGTTCTAAAAATAATGGAGGTAAGTTAGGTAAATTTGGAGCAGGGAAAATGGTAAAATCATTTGATGATGCAGCTTTTGCCTTAGAAAACGTATCAGATTTTTCTAAACCATTTAGAAGTCAGTTTGGTTGGCATATTGTTAAATTGTTAAAAAGACATCCTATTCAATCTTTTGATGAAATGAAAGTTGAATTAAAAGAAAAAATAAAAAAGAGCTCTAGAATGCAGTTGTCTGAAGATGCAGTTGTAAATAAATTAAAAAAAGAGTACACAATTACAGAATACGAGGAAGCTAAAAAGATTTTAGATCGTAAAAATCTAAGAGCAATTCCAAAAGATTCATTACAGAATACTTTAATTAGTATAAATGATAAAAATATTACACAAGAAACTTTTATAAGCTATATTAGAAATAGAAGACATTTAGCTGTTTTTAAACTTTTTGAAATGTTTAAAGAAGATCAAATTCTTACGTACTATAAAGAGAATTTAATTTATACGGAACCAGAATATGCCTATACTTTAAAAGAGTATGAAGATGGTTTATTGCTTTTTGAATTGATGCAAGAAAAAATTTGGGCAAAGTCTTCTAATGATTCAATTGGCTTGCAAAAGTTCTTTGAGAGCCAAACGGATACTTATGCAACAACCGATTTAAATAGTGTTAAAGGACAGGTAATTAATGATTACCAAAACTTTTTAGACAAAAATTGGATTGCAGATTTAAGAAAGAAAAGTAAAGTGAAGGTGAATAAAAAGGAATTGAAAAAGTTAATTAAATTTTACGAAAATAAATGA
- a CDS encoding YqgE/AlgH family protein, producing MKNLKLNKGKLLIAEPAILNDSAFNRTIVLLTEHTSSNSVGFILNRPLEYTINDLLPEIDCNFPVYQGGPVEQDNLYFVHKVPQLLPDSIEVANGIFWGGSFECLKDLLNNDTLKASDIRFFLGYSGWEKEQLDQEMNQNSWFVGDNDFENIFSMDDENLWKNKLLQKGGNYKLWANAPSDFNLN from the coding sequence ATCAAAAATTTGAAACTAAATAAAGGAAAATTATTAATTGCAGAACCAGCTATTTTAAATGATAGCGCTTTTAATAGAACTATAGTCTTATTAACAGAACATACCTCAAGTAATTCTGTTGGGTTCATTTTAAATAGACCTTTAGAGTATACTATTAATGATTTACTGCCAGAAATTGATTGTAATTTCCCGGTATATCAAGGTGGCCCTGTAGAACAAGATAACTTGTACTTTGTACATAAGGTACCACAACTCCTTCCAGACAGTATAGAGGTTGCTAACGGAATATTTTGGGGAGGCAGTTTTGAGTGTTTAAAAGACTTATTAAATAATGACACCCTAAAAGCATCAGACATTCGTTTTTTCTTAGGATATTCTGGTTGGGAAAAAGAACAACTAGACCAAGAAATGAATCAAAATTCTTGGTTTGTAGGTGACAATGATTTTGAAAATATTTTTTCTATGGATGATGAAAACCTCTGGAAAAATAAATTATTACAAAAAGGAGGTAATTATAAGCTTTGGGCAAACGCTCCTAGTGATTTCAATTTAAATTAA
- a CDS encoding ATP-dependent DNA helicase RecQ, with protein MISPKEILKKYWGFSEFRPQQEEIITASLAQKDVIALLPTGGGKSICFQIPALAKEGVCLVISPLIALMQDQVENLTQKGIKATTIKSGATQDEMITLFDNVKFGGIKFLYLSPERLQSYFIQQKVKELNVNLIAIDEAHCISEWGHDFRPSYRNINILRELKPNIPFIALTATANQKVLSDIEKNLELKEPLLFKKSFYRENLAYQIFTIEDKLQRLLQIFTKTKTPAIVYVNSRKKTTQIASFLNANNFKSSFYHGGLSSVEKNISFENWMTEKTPIMVATNAFGMGIDKANVGLVIHLDLPTSIENYVQETGRAGRSGKKSFAVLLFNKSDILLFKDRLEKTLLSITEIKEIHKKLYQYFRVSIGELNEESHSFNLLEFSKKYNYSVLKVDTALKILSNNGIIEISNLYNKKSTLQFIVNSKTVLNYLDKNSIIKNFTNSILRTYAGLFEEEVKIDEFFIAKKAGLTTNLVLANFERLENDNIIAYKPVKNDAELVFLLPREDDYTINRCSREMKQFIHQKKQKSEDLIAFVNNNSVCRSNQVLSYFDEIKTEKCGICDVCISENRKPTKNLSSEIMLLLKNKQVLSSQEISASLVADEKDILIHLRQLLTDDKIKINHQNKYQLIH; from the coding sequence ATGATTTCGCCAAAAGAAATATTAAAAAAATATTGGGGCTTTTCTGAATTTAGACCACAACAAGAAGAAATAATTACGGCATCTTTAGCTCAAAAAGATGTCATTGCATTACTGCCAACAGGTGGTGGAAAATCTATCTGCTTTCAAATTCCGGCTTTGGCAAAAGAAGGTGTCTGTTTGGTTATTTCACCTTTAATTGCTTTAATGCAAGATCAAGTAGAAAACTTAACTCAAAAAGGAATAAAAGCCACAACCATTAAATCTGGTGCTACACAAGATGAAATGATAACGTTGTTTGACAATGTTAAATTTGGAGGCATAAAATTCTTATATCTTTCTCCAGAAAGGTTGCAGTCCTATTTTATTCAACAGAAAGTAAAAGAATTAAACGTTAATTTAATTGCTATTGATGAAGCACATTGTATTTCTGAATGGGGACATGATTTTAGACCTTCATACAGAAACATCAATATCTTAAGAGAGTTAAAACCAAATATTCCTTTTATCGCTTTAACAGCAACAGCAAACCAAAAAGTTCTTAGTGATATTGAAAAAAACCTTGAATTAAAAGAACCGCTACTTTTTAAAAAATCTTTTTATAGAGAAAATTTAGCCTATCAAATATTTACTATTGAAGATAAATTACAACGTTTACTTCAAATATTTACAAAAACAAAAACTCCGGCAATTGTTTATGTCAATTCTAGAAAAAAAACGACTCAGATAGCCTCATTTTTAAACGCAAATAACTTTAAAAGTTCTTTTTATCACGGTGGATTATCATCCGTAGAAAAAAATATTTCCTTTGAAAACTGGATGACAGAAAAAACACCTATTATGGTGGCAACAAATGCCTTCGGAATGGGAATTGACAAAGCAAATGTTGGTTTGGTTATTCATTTAGACTTACCTACAAGTATAGAAAATTACGTACAAGAAACTGGTAGAGCTGGTAGAAGTGGTAAAAAATCGTTTGCGGTTTTGTTATTTAATAAAAGTGATATTTTATTATTTAAAGATCGATTAGAAAAAACACTGTTAAGCATTACAGAAATTAAAGAAATACATAAAAAATTATATCAATATTTTAGAGTTTCTATAGGTGAATTAAACGAAGAATCGCATTCTTTTAATCTTTTAGAATTTTCTAAAAAATATAATTACTCCGTATTAAAAGTAGATACTGCTCTTAAAATATTATCCAACAACGGAATTATAGAAATTAGCAATCTATATAACAAAAAATCTACGTTGCAATTTATTGTAAACAGTAAAACGGTATTAAATTATCTAGATAAAAATTCAATTATTAAAAATTTTACCAACTCTATATTAAGAACCTATGCTGGTTTATTTGAGGAAGAAGTAAAGATTGATGAATTTTTTATCGCAAAAAAAGCGGGTTTAACCACTAACCTTGTTTTAGCAAATTTTGAACGTTTAGAAAACGATAATATCATTGCATATAAGCCTGTAAAAAATGATGCCGAACTTGTTTTTTTATTACCTAGAGAAGATGATTACACCATAAATAGGTGCTCTAGAGAAATGAAGCAATTCATCCATCAGAAAAAACAAAAATCTGAAGATTTAATTGCTTTTGTAAATAACAATTCCGTTTGTAGAAGTAATCAGGTTTTAAGTTATTTTGATGAAATAAAAACAGAAAAATGTGGTATTTGCGATGTTTGTATTTCAGAAAACAGAAAGCCTACTAAAAATTTATCATCAGAAATAATGCTACTTTTAAAGAATAAGCAAGTTTTATCATCCCAAGAAATTAGTGCTTCTTTAGTAGCAGATGAAAAAGACATTTTAATACATTTGCGACAACTATTAACAGATGATAAAATAAAAATTAATCATCAGAATAAATACCAATTAATCCACTAA
- a CDS encoding peptidylprolyl isomerase has protein sequence MQHRTTILKYIKSSILALFLCFLGLQTSAQKVKIDGVAVVIGKNIVLDSDIAKFKQEVEVRSEGKVQITDCEMLEELMQQKLMAHHAVVDSVTVSDAEISDKVERSIQYFTQQYGNVDKVIKAYGFNDLEDLKKELTTVQTENILIEKEQLKITEKIDVTPEEVRLYFNGLKEKDELPQFPAEIELAQVVLKAVPTKEETERVINKLNELKKEIEEGSNFRMKAIINSDDPGVTTNGGEYSVTKESAFIKEFKEMAFTLDVGQVSKPFKSEFGYHIMQLHAVKGNTRVASHILMQPEVPDSKMNELKVKADSIVQKIREGALTFEEAVKKYSDDEDTRNSGGLIINPSTGESKFDLTRMDPAFYARVSDLKKGEMTDPFYDEERSGDKMFKFILMKGRTDTHVANIIDDYVKVQQLALQKKKEETITKWSKEKIKDTYINIGPTHSKCTFDKNWKKAVNK, from the coding sequence ATGCAACACAGAACAACAATTTTAAAATATATTAAATCATCAATTTTAGCACTATTCTTATGCTTTTTAGGACTGCAAACTTCTGCACAAAAAGTAAAAATAGATGGTGTAGCCGTTGTTATTGGTAAAAACATTGTTTTAGATTCTGATATTGCTAAATTTAAGCAAGAAGTAGAGGTAAGGAGCGAAGGAAAAGTGCAAATTACAGACTGCGAAATGCTAGAAGAATTAATGCAACAGAAATTAATGGCACACCATGCTGTTGTAGATAGTGTTACTGTTTCAGATGCCGAAATTTCAGATAAAGTAGAGAGAAGTATCCAGTATTTTACACAACAATATGGTAATGTAGATAAAGTTATTAAAGCCTATGGTTTTAATGATTTAGAAGATTTAAAAAAGGAATTAACAACCGTGCAAACAGAAAATATTTTAATTGAAAAAGAGCAATTAAAGATTACTGAAAAAATAGATGTTACTCCAGAGGAAGTTCGTTTGTATTTTAATGGATTAAAAGAAAAAGATGAATTACCTCAGTTTCCTGCAGAAATAGAATTAGCTCAAGTAGTTTTAAAAGCAGTACCTACCAAAGAAGAAACAGAAAGAGTTATTAATAAACTTAATGAATTAAAAAAAGAAATAGAAGAAGGTTCTAATTTTAGAATGAAAGCTATTATTAATTCTGATGATCCTGGAGTTACTACCAATGGAGGTGAATATTCGGTAACAAAAGAATCTGCTTTTATTAAAGAATTTAAAGAAATGGCTTTTACTTTAGATGTTGGTCAGGTTTCTAAACCATTTAAATCTGAATTTGGTTATCATATAATGCAATTACATGCAGTTAAAGGAAATACAAGAGTTGCTTCTCATATTTTAATGCAACCAGAAGTTCCAGATTCTAAAATGAATGAACTTAAAGTAAAAGCAGATAGTATTGTTCAAAAAATTAGAGAAGGAGCTTTAACTTTTGAGGAAGCTGTTAAAAAATATTCTGATGACGAGGACACTAGAAATAGTGGAGGGCTTATTATTAACCCATCTACAGGAGAATCTAAATTCGATTTAACAAGAATGGATCCTGCTTTTTATGCAAGAGTTAGTGATCTTAAAAAAGGTGAAATGACAGACCCTTTTTATGATGAAGAAAGATCTGGAGATAAAATGTTTAAATTCATTTTAATGAAAGGTAGAACAGATACGCATGTTGCAAATATTATTGACGATTATGTTAAAGTACAGCAATTAGCACTTCAAAAAAAGAAAGAAGAAACCATTACAAAATGGTCTAAAGAAAAAATAAAAGATACTTATATTAACATCGGACCTACACATAGTAAATGTACGTTTGATAAGAATTGGAAAAAAGCAGTAAATAAATAA
- a CDS encoding MoxR family ATPase: MSDVKAVKDLVDKYNALKTEIGKVIIGQHEAVNFTLLSIFCGGHSLLVGVPGLAKTLLVNTVSDALGLGFKRIQFTPDLMPSDILGSEILDENRHFKFIKGPIFSNIILADEINRTPPKTQAALLEAMQERSVTVSGNHYKLDLPFFVLATQNPIEQEGTYPLPEAQLDRFMFSIYLEYPSFEEEVAVVKSTTGNKITTINPLFSAEEIVEIQKLIRKIPVADNVIEYAVGLVGKTRPKSKEATDLVKSYLDWGAGPRASQNLILAAKAHAAVNGKFSPDIENVKAVAIPILSHRIVKNYKAEAEGITVADIIKSLL, translated from the coding sequence ATGTCTGACGTTAAAGCTGTAAAAGATTTAGTAGACAAATACAACGCACTAAAAACAGAAATAGGTAAAGTAATTATTGGTCAACATGAAGCTGTTAATTTTACTTTACTATCTATTTTTTGCGGAGGTCACTCATTATTAGTTGGTGTACCTGGTTTGGCTAAAACTTTATTAGTAAATACAGTGTCAGATGCTTTAGGATTGGGTTTTAAAAGAATTCAATTTACACCAGATTTAATGCCTTCCGACATTTTAGGTAGTGAAATTTTAGACGAAAACAGGCATTTTAAATTTATTAAAGGCCCTATTTTCTCTAATATTATTCTTGCTGATGAAATTAACAGAACTCCACCAAAAACGCAGGCAGCTTTATTGGAAGCAATGCAAGAGCGTTCAGTAACGGTTTCTGGAAATCATTATAAATTAGATTTACCGTTCTTTGTATTAGCAACGCAAAATCCAATTGAGCAAGAAGGAACTTATCCTTTACCAGAAGCTCAATTAGATCGATTTATGTTTTCTATTTATTTAGAATATCCTTCTTTTGAAGAAGAGGTAGCAGTTGTAAAAAGTACAACAGGTAATAAAATTACTACTATAAACCCATTATTTTCTGCGGAAGAAATTGTTGAAATTCAAAAATTAATTCGTAAAATCCCTGTTGCAGATAATGTAATAGAATATGCAGTTGGTTTAGTTGGTAAAACAAGACCAAAATCTAAAGAAGCAACAGATCTAGTAAAATCTTACTTAGACTGGGGTGCAGGGCCAAGAGCATCTCAAAATTTAATCTTAGCAGCTAAAGCACATGCAGCTGTAAACGGAAAGTTTTCTCCAGATATAGAAAATGTAAAGGCAGTAGCTATTCCTATTTTATCGCACAGAATTGTAAAAAATTACAAAGCAGAGGCAGAGGGAATTACGGTTGCAGATATTATAAAGTCTCTTTTGTAG
- the fmt gene encoding methionyl-tRNA formyltransferase, giving the protein MKDMRIVFMGTPDFAVTILKHLVENDYNVVGVITAADKPAGRGRKLNESAVKKYATSVNLPVLQPTNLKNEAFNIELKNLNADVQIVVAFRMLPKIVWQMPKYGTFNLHASLLPEYRGAAPIHWAIINGETKTGVTTFFIDDKIDTGEIILQKEIAVSETETVGTLHDKLMFLGADLVGKTIDLIATEKVNTTKQPDLEEKSASKLNPENCRIDWTDSLDNIYNKIRGLNPFPASWTIIKNEEEEITAKIYAIRKEIEEEVHVFEIGKIIATKKELKVAVHGGFIIIDEIKLSGKKKMDAKSLLNGYTFSPEANVF; this is encoded by the coding sequence ATGAAAGATATGCGTATTGTTTTTATGGGAACTCCAGATTTTGCTGTTACTATTTTAAAGCATTTGGTAGAAAATGATTATAATGTAGTTGGTGTTATTACAGCGGCAGACAAACCAGCAGGAAGAGGACGAAAATTAAATGAATCTGCCGTAAAAAAATATGCAACTTCTGTAAATTTACCGGTTTTACAACCTACCAATTTAAAAAACGAAGCTTTTAATATAGAATTAAAAAATTTAAATGCTGATGTACAAATTGTAGTTGCTTTTAGAATGTTACCAAAAATAGTTTGGCAAATGCCTAAATATGGTACTTTTAATTTACACGCTTCTTTACTACCAGAATATAGAGGTGCAGCACCTATACATTGGGCAATTATAAATGGAGAAACTAAAACGGGTGTAACTACTTTTTTTATTGATGATAAAATTGATACCGGAGAAATTATCTTACAAAAAGAAATAGCGGTTTCGGAAACAGAAACAGTTGGTACGCTACATGATAAATTAATGTTTTTAGGAGCCGATTTAGTTGGTAAAACAATAGACCTAATTGCTACAGAAAAAGTAAACACTACAAAACAACCAGATTTAGAAGAGAAATCTGCATCTAAATTAAATCCAGAAAATTGCAGAATAGATTGGACAGATTCTTTAGACAACATCTATAATAAAATTAGAGGTTTAAATCCTTTTCCAGCATCTTGGACTATCATTAAAAATGAAGAAGAAGAAATAACTGCTAAAATTTATGCCATTAGAAAAGAAATAGAAGAAGAAGTTCATGTTTTTGAAATTGGTAAAATTATAGCGACTAAAAAAGAATTAAAAGTGGCTGTTCATGGCGGTTTCATTATTATTGATGAAATAAAACTATCAGGAAAGAAAAAAATGGATGCCAAAAGTTTATTAAATGGCTATACTTTCTCGCCAGAAGCAAATGTCTTCTAA
- a CDS encoding START-like domain-containing protein: MDKIKFELEIAIHASPHMLYQYISSPSNLQEWFADKVNSRGKEYSFTWEGEEEIAELITKKTDDRVRFKWVESEGDDSYFEIKIQVDALTKDVSLIITDFADDEDEVEESKQLWENQIDELRHTIGA; this comes from the coding sequence ATGGATAAAATAAAATTCGAACTAGAAATAGCTATTCACGCATCGCCTCACATGTTGTATCAGTACATCTCATCACCTTCTAATTTGCAAGAGTGGTTTGCAGATAAAGTGAACTCTAGAGGTAAAGAATATAGCTTTACTTGGGAAGGAGAAGAAGAGATTGCAGAGTTAATCACAAAAAAAACAGATGATAGAGTCCGTTTTAAATGGGTAGAGAGTGAAGGAGATGACAGTTATTTTGAAATTAAGATTCAAGTTGATGCATTAACTAAAGATGTTTCTTTAATTATTACAGATTTTGCAGATGATGAAGATGAAGTAGAAGAGTCAAAACAACTATGGGAAAATCAGATAGATGAATTAAGACACACAATTGGAGCATAG
- a CDS encoding RsmD family RNA methyltransferase, with protein sequence MRIISGKHKSRRLSAPKNLPVRPTTDMAKESLFNILNNTYFFDSIAVIDLFSGTGNISYEFGSRGTKDIYAIDAHFGCIKYINETAKVLDLPINTFKSDVYKFLEKTSLQADVIFADPPYDFEEEQFLKIVDLVFTRKLLKEEGVLIVEHSKHTDLSKHENHSYDKRYGGNVFSFFENE encoded by the coding sequence ATGAGAATAATTTCTGGAAAACACAAAAGCAGACGTTTATCAGCGCCTAAGAACTTACCTGTTCGCCCTACAACAGATATGGCAAAAGAATCGTTATTTAACATCTTAAACAATACATATTTCTTTGATAGTATTGCTGTTATAGATCTTTTTTCTGGTACAGGAAACATTAGTTATGAATTTGGTTCTAGAGGAACAAAAGATATTTATGCCATAGATGCACACTTTGGTTGTATCAAATACATTAACGAAACTGCTAAAGTTTTAGACCTACCAATAAACACTTTTAAAAGTGATGTTTATAAATTTTTAGAAAAGACTTCTTTACAAGCAGATGTTATTTTTGCTGATCCTCCTTACGATTTTGAAGAAGAACAATTTTTAAAAATTGTAGATTTAGTTTTTACTAGAAAACTACTAAAGGAAGAAGGTGTACTAATTGTAGAACACTCTAAACACACCGACCTTTCTAAACACGAAAACCACAGCTATGATAAGCGTTACGGAGGAAATGTATTTAGTTTCTTTGAAAACGAATAA
- a CDS encoding HU family DNA-binding protein, whose amino-acid sequence MNKSDLIDAMAADAGISKVAAKAALESFTDNVTSALKGGDKVALVGFGTFSVSNRAARTGRNPQTGKTIEIAAKNVAKFKAGAGLSDAVN is encoded by the coding sequence ATGAACAAGTCAGATTTAATCGATGCAATGGCTGCTGATGCAGGAATTTCTAAAGTAGCAGCTAAAGCGGCATTAGAATCTTTTACAGACAATGTAACTTCTGCTTTAAAAGGTGGTGATAAAGTTGCTTTAGTTGGTTTTGGTACATTCTCTGTTTCTAACAGAGCTGCTAGAACAGGAAGAAACCCTCAAACAGGAAAAACTATTGAAATTGCTGCTAAAAACGTAGCTAAATTTAAAGCTGGAGCTGGTTTAAGCGACGCTGTAAACTAA
- a CDS encoding DUF493 family protein, with amino-acid sequence MSDKKEFYAKLKDQLDDTTSFPADYMYKFIVPTDGNQVQEVEDLFNDSGAVINTKKSKTGKYVSVSIVLKIESSDKVISYYLKAEKIKGIISL; translated from the coding sequence ATGAGTGATAAAAAAGAATTTTACGCAAAGTTAAAAGATCAATTAGATGATACTACTAGCTTTCCTGCAGATTATATGTATAAATTTATTGTGCCTACAGATGGTAATCAGGTTCAAGAAGTAGAAGATTTATTTAATGACTCAGGAGCAGTAATAAATACAAAAAAGTCTAAGACAGGGAAATATGTGAGTGTTTCTATCGTATTAAAGATAGAAAGTTCAGATAAAGTAATTTCATATTATTTAAAAGCTGAAAAAATTAAAGGAATCATATCATTATAA
- a CDS encoding aminotransferase class IV, with amino-acid sequence MINFNGALISPENIKLSSENRAFKYGDAIFETVKVMHKKVVFWEDHYFRLMASMRMLRMKIPMEFTLEFLEQEILKTVATQKDANTYRVRLNVFRKDGGLYTPKTNKIDYTIEATESSYQIKESYSLDVYKDFYNYSGLLSTIKTNNRMLNTLASIFADENDLDNCILLNEKKGVVEVTNGNIFVIKGNVIKTPALSEGCIKGIARNKVIEILSKNKDFTLEETSISPFEIQKADEVFITNAIIGVQPVTGYKKKVFTTEIGNKIAGNLKVLQITGI; translated from the coding sequence ATGATTAACTTTAATGGAGCGTTAATAAGTCCAGAAAATATAAAATTATCATCAGAAAATAGAGCTTTTAAATATGGTGATGCCATTTTTGAAACTGTAAAAGTGATGCATAAAAAAGTAGTTTTTTGGGAAGATCATTATTTTAGATTAATGGCCTCTATGAGAATGTTACGTATGAAAATTCCTATGGAGTTTACGCTAGAATTTTTAGAACAAGAAATTTTAAAAACAGTTGCAACTCAAAAGGATGCAAATACGTATAGAGTCCGATTAAATGTTTTTAGAAAAGACGGTGGTTTGTATACACCTAAAACCAATAAAATAGATTACACTATAGAAGCTACCGAAAGCTCTTATCAGATAAAAGAATCATACTCTTTAGATGTTTATAAAGATTTTTACAATTATTCAGGGCTTTTATCAACCATAAAAACCAATAATAGAATGCTGAATACTTTAGCTAGTATTTTTGCTGATGAAAATGATTTAGACAATTGTATTTTATTAAATGAAAAAAAGGGAGTAGTAGAGGTTACTAATGGAAATATATTTGTAATTAAAGGAAATGTTATTAAAACGCCTGCACTCTCTGAAGGTTGTATAAAAGGGATTGCCCGTAATAAGGTAATAGAGATTTTATCTAAAAATAAAGATTTTACGCTAGAGGAAACGTCAATATCACCTTTTGAAATACAAAAAGCTGATGAAGTATTTATAACAAATGCAATTATTGGTGTACAACCAGTTACTGGTTATAAGAAAAAAGTGTTTACTACGGAAATAGGAAATAAAATAGCAGGTAATTTAAAAGTATTACAAATTACAGGTATTTAA
- a CDS encoding AAA family ATPase — protein MQQKIVLIGGPGTGKTSVINELTNRGCFCMPEISREVTLEAQKKGIDQLFLTEPLLFSQMLLEGREKQFIEANNNNKELVFFDRGIPDVHAYMDFFKTDYPSTFFEKSNLYKYTKIFHFAPWKEIHTTDNERYESFEETLEIDKFLIKSYTDLGYAIINVPFGNLKERTDFVMNSLACEL, from the coding sequence ATGCAACAAAAAATAGTCTTAATAGGTGGACCTGGAACAGGAAAAACTTCCGTTATAAATGAATTAACAAATAGAGGGTGTTTTTGTATGCCCGAAATTTCTAGAGAAGTAACCTTAGAAGCACAAAAAAAAGGAATAGATCAACTGTTCTTAACAGAACCTTTATTGTTTAGTCAAATGCTTTTAGAAGGCAGAGAAAAACAATTTATAGAAGCAAATAATAACAATAAAGAACTTGTTTTTTTTGATAGAGGAATTCCGGATGTCCATGCATATATGGACTTTTTTAAAACCGACTACCCATCAACTTTTTTCGAAAAAAGCAATCTTTACAAATACACTAAAATTTTTCATTTTGCTCCCTGGAAAGAGATACACACCACTGATAATGAACGCTATGAATCTTTTGAAGAAACATTAGAAATTGACAAGTTTTTAATAAAATCTTATACAGATTTAGGATACGCAATAATTAATGTTCCATTTGGAAATTTAAAAGAAAGAACCGATTTTGTTATGAATTCGCTTGCTTGCGAATTATGA